In Drosophila miranda strain MSH22 chromosome XR, D.miranda_PacBio2.1, whole genome shotgun sequence, the genomic window GTTAGCTGACAGAGCCAGTACAGTCACGGCTGACTTCGGTCTGAGGAAGCTTTCGATTAGGTTTAGAACGTGAGTGGATTACCAGACAGACGGCTGGCCAGTGGCCGGCCACGCGCTGTCGGACATTTTTGGCATGTTTTCATGGATCGGAGTCGCTTAATGAAACAATTTGCACACATTGTTGTGACCGCTCAAATCGGTAGGCGTATTGGTTGGCATTTAAATAGTGGGGGAGAGCCCGCTTCCTCCATAAAATCTTGCTATAGGTTGGTAAGTATGGTGCCAAATGTAGTAATAATGGAATATTTATGGATAATGGAGGTGAGTGTAAGTTAGTTGAGCGGCTCAAGGGGTTAGTATATGTCATAAACtgtcaaataaactttaaacCATCATAAATTGCAATTGAGTTTGTAATTAATAATATTTGTTTTGCATAAGCGCCGTATACGGCGACTGTTCCCACCGATATGCAAATGCGGCTTGCGGCTTGCGGCCTGCGGCTAGACACGGCAAGAGGTTCTTCCCAGAACGGAGCCAGAACCCCGGCTCCGTCTGCACCCATTTCACACCCCTGATCGGCGACCTGCGATCAGTCGATGGCATGAGataaataatttttattgCTCTCGCATAATAAACTGTATTCGTGCTCGCACCTACTGACATTTCATGTGGTTTTCTAGTTGGTTGCCGGGCATTTGTTGACCCATTCAACAGATAATAGCAGTAAAGGAACGGACTGCCTCGCTGAGCACGGAAGCTGAAACTGCAAGTGCAAGTGTAAGTGCAAGTGCAAGTGCTAGTGCAAGCAGCAATCTAAaaatacaataataataataatagtaatgATAGTGACGAAGGAAAAATTACACATCACGAAAGAGAGACAAATCCAATACAATGGAAAccacatttccatttccatttccatttccatttccatagaATTCCTTCTATTTATTATTGTCAATTGCAGTGCGCCAAGATAACTGAATTGAAGGAATAACTTAGGTAAAGCGTTTAGATAAGCAATGCATACATACAAATGCAGGCAGGCTGGCAGGCTGGCTGTGGAGGAAGAATATTTGACATGTTCGGGAAATCTGTGCTCGTTTTTAGAGAGATTCATTGATTTCTTAAAACAAGACCTACCACAATCCATATTGCCTTCAGACATGGCCACGTTTTCCTGCTGGGGACTGACTGCCTGACTGACTGACTCTCGCTGCTGGCTGGCTGAACCGAGAGTCACGTAGAGTCAGGCGAAACAACGACAACATCCATGCTAGAAAATCAGTGTTTGAGATCATTTATTATGTCCATTGTCTGTGCAGGGGGAGAAATCAAAAGCGATTTGCATACCTATAGTTGGATTTACTAGCTTATCAATACGAAATTACAATTGCACAAATGCATTGTGCACAACAAttgcagtcgcagtcgcagttgCCAGTTGCCATTGTACGAGTAGATGCCGTACAGGGACAGACAGAGCAGAAATCAACACGGTCGCAGTCAGAGCCAGCTATCGCGTCCTTAGCTCAATGTCAAACCCGAGCTGTCTCTATCTGtctatccatctatctatctatagCAACTATCTCAATCTATTTTGCTtggttctgcttctgctgcctctgctctGGCGTTTGTTTTGAGTCTACGAGCTGAATCTGGAAGCTATTTATAAAGCTCCGAAACGATGGGAAAACAAGGAAACCCCTTTCTGTCGATTAGGGGAAGGATTTTCGTGCCATCTGCTTCTGGCGACAATCAAATCAGTTCTGAAGCACCAATGAATCAATTTGAACGTCTACTGATTGAtggaaaaataataatatctTACTGGCTGTTCAAGCGGTTGGGTCCATTGAGATATGAAGATGCAAACAAACGTTCAGATTCCACCCACTAATTtcagtttaaaaaaaaatgtacaattcatagttatatgtatataatttgtgtattttttaataataataataaaaaaaaaaattaatttgtggCCTACCTAAATCTAATAAcaatatatatagtatatatacatatatatgtatgtatgtgtgtatacgGATTTTAAGtacgaaaaaaaaactcatTAAGCACAATTTTCACTAAATTATCTGACTGGCTAATATTTGTAGCAAGTAGATTTTGTAGTAACGTCTTTTTATAATCACAGCGCTTAGTTAAAACTTATGTACCGACATAGGTGGTTGGTGAGGCCCATCGATATCAATAGAATGAATGAAAATATCACAGAGCTCAGTTAATTTGATATCCATAAGAACGATTTCGTATCAATCCGTCCGCTTTCATCGCTTCAAGTCGTCTTTACACTGGCTGTCTTTTGtcttagatttcttcttttcaTCGATGGTGTGACAGGAGCTGCCAAATACCTCCGCATAGCTGGGCACAACGGGCATCATCACAAAGTTCGGCTTAATCGTTTCATACGtaggcgtgggcgtgggcgtgggcgtgggcgtgccTATTGCCGGTGCTATTGTTGATGCTTCCattggagctgctgctggagtgTTGCTGGGTGGAAGCAGGGGCATTGTTACCTCACATAACGGAGGTGTCTGTGGCGCTGCCACACTTGCAGCTGGTCCGCTTTCTGTTCTTGCTGTTTGTTGGGCTGTTACTGCTGCGGATGTTACTGTTGAGTCGGAGCTATCTCGTTCGTGCTTATTGAATACGTTAAACACGCTCGGATAGACAATCAGGCACGATGTTTTGGGTGCTTTGTGCAACAGCTCCAGAGCCGCTTCGTAGCTGGGTAAGCCCGATACCAAGGTATATTCCGGCACAGGATCGTCTGAATCCGGATGCAGCTTCAATGCCTCAATATCAACAATTGTGCACTGTGTGGAATTATTCGCATTGTTGCGATCTAGAAATGAAAGAAACAAAGGGTTATTAGTGTTGCATGGAAATGGTAGGGGAAAGTGTGTACTTTTATATACCTCGACCTAGTTTCCTAAATAATTTGATTGCTCTGCTGAATTCTGTCTGGAACTAAGAACATTGACACCAAATTCAAATTGAGCTCGTGGTTGAAATTTTTTTTAGCAAACTGAAGCACTTTATTGTTGGCTATTTTCTGGGCTTTACATCTCTCAAGGTTTGGCCAAACCGATGGCAAAGAAAAACAAACCTATTATGGAAACGTTAAAGAGGAAGTCTGTAGAGTGTTCAAAATTCCGTAAGTTGACAAAATCGTCATGCTTTGCAATGAGAAACATGTTATAAATAGATACGTACGTAGTGTACACGAAACCTTTGACTTGACCTATAAAGTGCGCAGGCCTAGAAGCACTtaaaaaacaatcaaaacaAAACCGTCTGCCCTATCGGGATGGATTCTAATGGAATATTTCTTTTATGAGCGTTGAGGTCAGGTTCCATTTTGGGTAATACGGTCTCGTCCATTAAATATTTTATAGGTACATACCCAGCACTAGCAACATTTTTTGCTGCCTTTCATTTAGCACATTTGGCTCTAAATACGATTATAAATGTTTACTAATTTTGTTTACTTTGTCCGGCTATGGCTAATCAGAGATCACACAATTCGGGTCGATAAGATTCGAATGAATCGGTATCAGCACTGCACAACGGAGCTATGATCTCCTTGAGGAATACTTACAGTTGCGTTTCCAGGTCCGAAACTGGTGGTAAAGGAAGCACGAGCAGATGCAGAAGACCAACGAGATGAGGATCAGTGTGAACACGATACCGATCCACACCTCGTTCATGAACTTGTCGtactccagctgctgctgcagctgatCCACACTGCTTCCGTCCAGGATCACATGGTTGGCCAAGTCAAAGTCCATGATCGCCTCAGTGGCGTTTCGCGGAGAGGCAGCAGCTTCGCTGAACTGGTGATGATGCTTCAGCTGGATGGAGTTAAGAATCGTAGCACCAATCTGCTTCAGGAAGTCACTATTGGCCAGCGCGTCCAGAGTGGTGATCGTGGGTGTTGAGGCCTCGGCCGCGGACGAGTGTTTGCCGCTGTTCAGAATCTGCTGAGCTGCCTCACCAGCGTAGTGATCGAAATGTAAATCGTGCGACAGTTCGTAGTTTAATGCGCGTGGCAGGCCCTCCATGTTCTACTTTTATACTACAGGAATTATTCAAAAAGGCGCTAGGGTAGAGTGTTTTGTGTCTCCGGCGGCTCGGCACACTTTCACTGTATCTGTTGGTACGAGAATAATCGTTCTGAATCTTGCTCAACCGCACGCTCACGTCCGGCAGGCGCTGCGTCGAAAAAAAAACTGATTCGTGCGCCGTTCAAACAGAGCAGCAGTGCCGGCCAAGCTAGCGCTCGCTGGAATTCCAGTCAAGAGAGAAGTTGAGAGCGGTTGGCTTCCAATTTCCATtccgctctctcgctctctgcctctctctctggctttACGCACCACTGGGAAAGAGGCACTCTGAGCTGGCGGAGAACGATCTTCGCATTTCTCTCTGAGAGAGAAATCGGCCTGCGTTAGTCTTTTGTGCACACAGACAATGGCTTCGAATTATGGTCCCATAATTGGCGTTACAAAGCGGCGGCGCACATGTTGCCCGAGAGAGAGTGGAGAGGGCAGGGATCGGGTAGAGAGGCCCGAGCAGAACTGTGGAACTGTGGCTGCTGAAGCATCGCATCGATCTTTATTTCTCTTTGGGCGTCGTTTCGTTCCGTCTTGCAGACCGGCAAATGACATATCTCCCTTTACAGTTCTTCTTGTATTGTTCGTCGGGGGGCGGGGGGAAGAAAAATTAGTGTTGGAGGATAATGTAGGTTTTGTGGCTCTGTTTTTGTTGGTTGTACCCCGCCCGAGGGGCCCATGGGCCGGACCCAGCCATGCCAAACCGATTCTCTTGTTCTTCTTTGCCCTTTTATTCCTTTCTTTCGTCGTGGCATGGTTTTAAATTACAGTTACGTGCAGATATCTTATTTCTGGCAGCATATTTGTGGGCGACACGATGATCAGCTCACCTGTTTGTTTGGTAGATCACTTTTTTGCAATCATACATATTAATGTACGTATCAGAGTTTAAGTTGGGACTTACGGATATGGCTGGCATGGGGATTGCTTAGATCCAAGATCTCACCACCTATGGGTCTCTGGGTATCTGCGATTAGCCCACATTAGAACACGCAGTGAAGATATTTAAGATAAGATCATAGGGGAATACGTAGTTTGAAAAAATAAATCATCTTAATTTCAATTTATTGAGGGTTGTCTTTTCGCTGCATCAGAGTTTGAGTCTTTCATGAGCTCACAGAAGATCCTAAAAAAGAACATTCCTTATCATGATCAGCTAATCTGCCCGAGGAAATGAATCGGCAAAAACCGCAGTGGAATCTCCGCTCGAGGCTTGTCGGAGACAAAAGACAAAGGGAGGGACTCAAAAGAGATTAGAAAATG contains:
- the LOC108153336 gene encoding protein commissureless 2, with protein sequence MEGLPRALNYELSHDLHFDHYAGEAAQQILNSGKHSSAAEASTPTITTLDALANSDFLKQIGATILNSIQLKHHHQFSEAAASPRNATEAIMDFDLANHVILDGSSVDQLQQQLEYDKFMNEVWIGIVFTLILISLVFCICSCFLYHQFRTWKRNYRNNANNSTQCTIVDIEALKLHPDSDDPVPEYTLVSGLPSYEAALELLHKAPKTSCLIVYPSVFNVFNKHERDSSDSTVTSAAVTAQQTARTESGPAASVAAPQTPPLCEVTMPLLPPSNTPAAAPMEASTIAPAIGTPTPTPTPTPTYETIKPNFVMMPVVPSYAEVFGSSCHTIDEKKKSKTKDSQCKDDLKR